A stretch of Myxococcus hansupus DNA encodes these proteins:
- a CDS encoding IS3 family transposase (programmed frameshift) has protein sequence MSATDEKQRKPRRPRREFTAEFKAGAVRLVLEEGKTIPQAARDLDLTESALRLWVEQTKTDRGGGRPGALTTVEREELSRLRKENRELRMEREIPKKRGGLLREGDEVKFSFIHAKKALFPVAVLCRHLGVSRSGYYAWAARPECERKQRDRALHLEVAAVHQESRGTYGAPRVHAELKARGQRVARKRVARLMRQAGLRGRARRRFVRTTDSAHHHPVAPNTLERNFQPGQLHRTWVGDITYVWTDEGWLYLAVLLDLFSRKVVGWAMGERIDRGLVLRALDMALLSRPAPQLHHSDRGSQYASEDYRRLLEEHGIGCSMSRKGNCWDNAVAESFFSTLKLELVYVTRFKTREAAKQSLFEYIEVFYNRKRRHSALGYVCPAEYERMAETKRLAA, from the exons ATGTCCGCGACTGACGAGAAGCAGAGGAAGCCCCGTAGGCCACGCCGGGAGTTCACGGCGGAGTTCAAGGCCGGGGCGGTGAGGCTGGTGCTGGAGGAGGGGAAAACGATTCCCCAGGCCGCCCGAGACTTGGACCTGACGGAGTCAGCGCTGCGGCTGTGGGTCGAGCAGACGAAGACGGACCGGGGCGGGGGCAGGCCTGGAGCGCTGACGACGGTGGAGCGCGAGGAACTCTCTCGGCTGCGCAAGGAGAACCGGGAGCTGCGGATGGAGCGGGAGATAC CTAAAAAACGCGGCGGCCTTCTTCGCGAAGGAGATGAAGTGAAGTTCTCCTTCATCCACGCGAAGAAGGCCCTCTTTCCCGTCGCTGTCCTCTGTCGTCACCTGGGCGTCTCACGCAGTGGCTACTACGCCTGGGCGGCGCGGCCCGAGTGCGAGCGGAAGCAACGCGACCGGGCGCTTCATCTCGAAGTGGCAGCCGTCCACCAGGAGAGCCGGGGCACGTACGGCGCTCCGCGGGTGCATGCGGAACTCAAAGCGAGAGGCCAGCGGGTGGCGCGGAAGCGAGTGGCTCGCCTGATGCGCCAGGCGGGCCTGCGTGGCCGTGCACGGCGTCGCTTCGTACGGACCACCGACTCGGCCCACCACCACCCCGTGGCGCCGAACACCCTGGAGAGGAACTTCCAACCCGGTCAGCTCCACCGTACGTGGGTGGGTGACATCACCTATGTCTGGACCGACGAGGGCTGGCTGTACCTGGCGGTGCTGCTGGACCTCTTCAGCCGCAAGGTGGTGGGCTGGGCGATGGGCGAGAGAATCGACCGCGGCCTGGTGCTGCGCGCACTCGACATGGCGTTGCTCAGCCGTCCCGCCCCGCAACTTCACCACTCGGATAGGGGCAGCCAATACGCAAGCGAGGACTACCGCCGGCTGCTGGAGGAGCACGGCATCGGATGCAGCATGTCGCGCAAGGGTAACTGCTGGGACAACGCCGTGGCGGAAAGCTTCTTCTCCACCCTGAAGTTGGAGCTCGTCTACGTCACCCGCTTCAAGACGCGTGAGGCGGCGAAGCAGTCGCTGTTCGAGTACATTGAGGTGTTCTACAACCGGAAGCGGCGCCACTCAGCCCTGGGCTACGTCTGCCCTGCGGAGTACGAGCGGATGGCCGAAACCAAGAGGCTGGCAGCATAG
- a CDS encoding AHH domain-containing protein codes for MADDEQWARFCRDFGYDINRRENGVMLPMVLAVACELHVPVHIGPHAGGWAFDMDLAYPNAVKRLLMGFARAVARGRFCAEPDVLAKELDQLSRTILNKLASGQWTLTTDGLDYLGGGTGCSGSTSIQDKPQRACPRGRKHGSRHGKTGAPLVRRTLQVGE; via the coding sequence ATGGCGGATGACGAGCAATGGGCCCGGTTCTGTCGGGACTTCGGCTACGACATCAACCGACGGGAGAATGGTGTCATGCTTCCCATGGTGCTGGCCGTTGCTTGCGAACTCCATGTCCCCGTGCACATCGGTCCTCATGCTGGAGGGTGGGCCTTCGACATGGACTTGGCGTACCCGAATGCCGTGAAGCGGTTGCTCATGGGGTTTGCCCGTGCCGTTGCACGGGGGCGCTTCTGCGCCGAACCAGATGTACTCGCGAAGGAGTTGGACCAGCTCAGCCGCACCATCCTCAACAAACTGGCAAGCGGTCAGTGGACGCTCACCACGGATGGGCTCGATTATCTGGGCGGCGGCACTGGGTGTTCTGGCTCAACGAGCATCCAGGACAAGCCGCAGCGAGCTTGCCCACGTGGGCGTAAGCACGGCTCACGTCATGGAAAAACAGGTGCGCCGCTCGTTCGGCGGACGCTCCAGGTCGGGGAGTAG
- a CDS encoding imm11 family protein, with protein MQNEYFVLMRERSQRHPLLTWDQEYLPFLRPAPVAVSEPVKLKLGEPIPPRPLMVDHHSLPSPVVSPRLKDALEAAELPGVQFVPADVLAGDEVLRYWLVHMWRVIPCMDRQRSIFEETEAGHVLLSLDKLVLDESVLRGMPLHERRAFVLEEDTVHLFHSSVVEQVLSLTPPPEGLRFTPVAEWGDAYGFR; from the coding sequence ATGCAGAACGAGTACTTCGTTCTGATGCGTGAGCGGTCCCAACGGCATCCCTTGCTGACATGGGACCAGGAGTACCTCCCGTTCCTGAGACCCGCGCCGGTCGCGGTCAGCGAGCCCGTGAAGCTCAAGCTGGGGGAGCCCATCCCGCCGCGTCCCCTCATGGTCGATCACCACAGCCTTCCTTCGCCCGTCGTCTCTCCAAGACTGAAGGATGCGCTTGAAGCCGCAGAACTCCCCGGCGTCCAGTTCGTGCCGGCTGACGTCCTGGCCGGAGATGAGGTGCTGCGCTACTGGCTGGTGCACATGTGGCGAGTCATTCCGTGCATGGACAGGCAACGCTCCATCTTCGAGGAGACGGAGGCGGGGCACGTCTTGCTGAGTCTCGACAAGCTCGTGCTCGACGAGTCTGTGCTCCGGGGGATGCCACTCCACGAGAGGCGGGCCTTCGTCCTGGAGGAGGACACCGTGCATCTCTTCCACAGCTCAGTCGTGGAGCAGGTGCTTTCCTTGACACCGCCACCCGAAGGACTTCGCTTCACCCCTGTGGCTGAGTGGGGCGACGCTTACGGATTCCGGTGA
- a CDS encoding sigma-54-dependent transcriptional regulator, with the protein MPASVLIVDDEKNILLTLSQSLQLAGYQTHLANSGQVALDVVSARPVDAVLMDVKMPDMDGLTALAKLTELKPELPVIMMSGHGTIDTAVKATQLGARDFLEKPIARERLLVALRNVLKHQAAMAELQELRAQLGRYDMVGSGPAMQRIFSLIQRTAPSEGRVLITGENGTGKELIARALHQHSKRKGQPFVKLNCAAVPHELIESELFGHEKGAFTGAVSVRRGKFELAHEGTLFLDEIGDMPQAMQAKLLRVLQEGELERVGGAETHKVDVRVVAATNKNLEAEIAAGRFREDLYYRINVVQIHSPPLRERREDLPDLIKTFLDEACAKNGRRPLTLSPDALAVMSAYDYPGNVRELRNLVERLAILCEGPIVTRTDALELLPRGRNVPPPPPMESPVSAANPLPSFEAAVAVPPSPVAPVAVEPPAPVGFRPRADRTFREQVEDAERDIIQYVLAHTHDNVTEAARLLDLERGHFYKKMKALGLRRGSSES; encoded by the coding sequence ATGCCCGCCTCCGTCCTCATCGTCGATGACGAGAAGAACATCCTCCTCACCCTGAGCCAGTCGCTCCAGCTCGCTGGCTACCAGACGCATCTGGCCAACAGCGGACAAGTGGCCTTGGACGTCGTCAGCGCCCGGCCCGTGGACGCCGTGCTGATGGACGTGAAGATGCCAGACATGGACGGCCTCACCGCCCTGGCGAAGCTCACCGAGCTGAAGCCCGAGCTGCCCGTCATCATGATGTCCGGGCACGGCACCATCGACACGGCCGTGAAGGCGACGCAGTTGGGAGCCAGGGATTTCCTGGAAAAGCCAATTGCTCGCGAGCGGCTGCTGGTGGCGCTGCGCAATGTGCTCAAGCACCAGGCGGCCATGGCGGAGCTCCAGGAGCTGCGGGCGCAGCTCGGGCGCTACGACATGGTGGGCAGCGGCCCGGCCATGCAGCGCATCTTCTCGCTCATCCAGCGCACGGCGCCCTCCGAGGGCCGGGTGCTGATCACGGGTGAGAACGGCACGGGCAAGGAGCTCATCGCGCGGGCGCTGCACCAGCACTCCAAGCGCAAGGGGCAGCCCTTCGTGAAGCTCAACTGCGCGGCGGTGCCGCACGAGCTCATCGAGAGCGAGCTGTTCGGTCATGAGAAGGGAGCGTTCACCGGCGCGGTGAGCGTGCGCCGGGGCAAGTTCGAGCTGGCCCACGAGGGCACGCTCTTCCTGGACGAGATTGGCGACATGCCGCAGGCGATGCAGGCCAAGCTGCTGCGCGTGTTGCAGGAAGGCGAGCTGGAGCGCGTGGGCGGCGCGGAGACGCACAAGGTGGACGTGCGCGTCGTCGCGGCGACGAACAAGAACCTGGAGGCGGAGATTGCCGCCGGGCGCTTCCGTGAGGACCTCTACTACCGCATCAACGTGGTGCAGATTCACTCGCCTCCGCTGCGCGAGCGGCGGGAGGATTTGCCGGACCTCATCAAGACGTTCCTCGATGAGGCCTGCGCGAAGAATGGACGCCGGCCGCTGACGCTGTCTCCCGACGCGCTGGCGGTGATGAGCGCGTACGACTACCCCGGCAACGTTCGTGAGCTGCGCAACCTGGTGGAGCGGCTGGCCATCCTCTGTGAGGGGCCCATCGTCACCCGGACGGATGCGCTGGAGCTGTTGCCCCGAGGCCGCAACGTGCCGCCGCCTCCGCCGATGGAATCGCCTGTCTCTGCCGCGAACCCCCTGCCCTCATTTGAGGCCGCGGTGGCCGTGCCCCCGAGCCCGGTGGCGCCCGTGGCCGTGGAGCCTCCCGCGCCCGTGGGCTTCCGGCCTCGCGCGGACCGGACCTTCCGCGAGCAGGTGGAGGACGCGGAGCGAGACATCATCCAGTACGTGCTTGCCCATACACATGACAACGTGACGGAAGCCGCGAGGCTTCTGGATTTGGAGCGGGGGCACTTCTACAAGAAGATGAAGGCCCTGGGCTTGCGGCGAGGAAGTTCAGAGTCGTAA
- a CDS encoding OmpA family protein gives MRQISLLAGLTLAVAVMGGCTPSYPKCNEDEHCAEKGEVCVQGQCQECATDANCQEGFTCQANKCAPKPPECTTDSACGSGRICEAGKCAQAQCQQDTQCPGGGKCESGRCQAPENTCASSSDCGEGQECQAGQCVTASADRCDWSPIPFGFNESGLSADAQQRLSDLATCMKASPGRVTLAGHADERGTEEYNLQLSNRRAASVKRYLADLGVPGNQLSTVGYGETRPVNSASSEEAWSENRRVEFQR, from the coding sequence ATGCGTCAGATTTCCCTTTTGGCGGGGCTCACCCTCGCCGTCGCCGTCATGGGCGGCTGCACCCCTTCGTACCCGAAGTGCAACGAGGACGAGCACTGCGCCGAAAAGGGCGAAGTCTGTGTCCAGGGCCAGTGCCAGGAGTGCGCCACGGACGCGAACTGCCAGGAGGGTTTCACCTGCCAGGCGAACAAGTGCGCCCCCAAGCCGCCTGAGTGCACCACGGACAGCGCCTGTGGCAGCGGCCGCATCTGTGAGGCCGGCAAGTGCGCCCAGGCCCAGTGCCAGCAGGACACCCAGTGCCCCGGTGGCGGCAAGTGCGAGTCCGGCCGTTGCCAGGCTCCCGAGAACACCTGCGCCTCCAGCTCTGACTGCGGCGAGGGCCAGGAGTGCCAGGCGGGCCAGTGCGTGACGGCCTCCGCGGACCGTTGCGACTGGAGCCCCATCCCGTTCGGCTTCAACGAGTCCGGCCTGTCGGCGGACGCGCAGCAGCGCCTGTCCGACCTGGCCACGTGCATGAAGGCCTCGCCGGGCCGCGTGACGCTGGCCGGCCACGCCGACGAGCGGGGCACGGAGGAGTACAACCTCCAGCTCTCCAACCGCCGCGCGGCCTCCGTCAAGCGGTACCTGGCGGACCTGGGCGTCCCGGGCAACCAGTTGAGCACGGTGGGTTACGGTGAGACCCGCCCGGTCAACTCGGCTTCGTCCGAAGAGGCCTGGTCGGAAAACCGCCGCGTCGAGTTCCAGCGCTAG
- a CDS encoding chemotaxis protein CheW: protein MAVQEPDARQSYLVFACGSSWYAVPAESAAEVVTFPELTRVPGAPAHLLGVFAHRGEVIPVVDMGLLVGGVSQGSRRAVLVRLPRGTLALTASTVAGVSPVTGALEPLGPTGVHVHLRGPAKSGPRDVAVIDPEGLFDHLSQGS, encoded by the coding sequence ATGGCCGTTCAAGAGCCTGATGCGCGTCAGTCCTATCTCGTCTTTGCCTGCGGCAGTAGCTGGTATGCGGTACCCGCGGAGAGTGCGGCGGAGGTCGTGACCTTCCCCGAACTCACGCGGGTGCCCGGCGCTCCAGCCCACCTGCTGGGCGTGTTCGCGCACCGGGGAGAAGTCATCCCCGTCGTGGACATGGGCCTGCTGGTGGGCGGCGTCAGCCAGGGCTCACGAAGGGCGGTGCTGGTGCGCCTGCCCCGTGGCACCCTCGCCCTCACGGCCAGCACGGTGGCCGGCGTCTCCCCGGTGACGGGCGCGCTGGAGCCCCTGGGCCCCACGGGCGTCCACGTCCACCTGCGCGGCCCCGCGAAGAGCGGCCCCCGGGATGTGGCCGTCATCGACCCGGAAGGCCTCTTCGACCACCTCAGTCAGGGGTCCTGA
- a CDS encoding methyl-accepting chemotaxis protein — MTMPVGVRGLARWIARPALLGFSVGALLAVLHCQLTDTVPEGAWAPFLLFVGLSLTLSLWFTGVHGRRALRVLYALGEGRQPATPESLLKALLEARTFPERSFAFVLQCWLLVSLGLAFVFVPLVGGTWMLGLRLALMGLFLGPLSALFVYLMVARRARKAVELVAAQGLSPLEVVATAPPRRLRVRRRMVLFTAIAVLSPSFFILDASVSRTLDAVDAMVGAPVHLQREAAAQASQTRGLAVAGLVAVLVMMTAYVGGAVIAEPLRSITEDATRIAQGDFRPPRIIAAEDEVWATSAAFAQMQTQLGQALTQLQRAGLQISTTTEQLVATSGEQESGADEQAASLNVTSATTEELARSAQQIAGNAESVSAIAETTFGAAQTGQRGAAAFLGAMQRMKEDNQAIADAVVRLNKRVQQIGKVVEFINEIADKSDLLALNAELEGTKAGEVGRGFSLVAAEMRRLAENVIRSTKAIEQLIAEIRDATHAAVMATEAGLKTTDAGTVLAAQVDESLSLILELARQTSHAVRSISLATQQQQTGTDQLAAAMGDILRVTEQNYAATKQMAAANADLSTLARDLKRAVERFHIAPGGDA; from the coding sequence ATGACGATGCCCGTGGGCGTGAGGGGGCTGGCTCGGTGGATCGCGCGGCCGGCGTTGCTGGGCTTCTCGGTGGGGGCCCTGCTGGCGGTGTTGCATTGTCAACTCACCGACACGGTCCCCGAGGGGGCCTGGGCGCCCTTCCTGTTGTTCGTGGGCCTGTCGTTGACGTTGTCGCTCTGGTTCACCGGTGTTCACGGTCGACGCGCGCTGCGGGTGTTGTACGCCCTGGGTGAAGGCCGGCAGCCGGCCACGCCCGAGTCCTTGCTCAAGGCCTTGTTGGAGGCCCGCACGTTCCCCGAGCGGAGCTTCGCCTTCGTGCTCCAGTGCTGGCTCCTGGTGTCGCTGGGGCTGGCGTTCGTCTTCGTCCCGTTGGTGGGCGGCACGTGGATGTTGGGGTTGCGGCTGGCGTTGATGGGGTTGTTCCTGGGGCCGCTGAGCGCGCTGTTCGTCTACTTGATGGTGGCGCGCCGGGCGCGCAAGGCGGTGGAGTTGGTCGCGGCCCAGGGGTTGTCTCCCCTGGAGGTGGTGGCCACGGCGCCGCCGCGCCGCCTGCGCGTGCGCCGGCGCATGGTGCTCTTCACCGCCATCGCAGTGCTCAGTCCGTCGTTCTTCATCCTCGATGCCTCCGTGTCGCGGACGCTGGACGCGGTGGACGCCATGGTGGGCGCGCCCGTGCACCTGCAACGTGAGGCGGCGGCGCAGGCGAGCCAGACGCGGGGCCTCGCGGTGGCGGGGCTGGTCGCGGTGCTGGTGATGATGACGGCCTACGTGGGCGGCGCCGTCATCGCCGAGCCGCTGCGCTCCATCACCGAGGACGCCACCCGGATTGCCCAGGGTGACTTCCGCCCGCCGCGCATCATCGCCGCGGAGGACGAGGTGTGGGCCACCTCGGCGGCCTTCGCGCAGATGCAGACGCAGTTGGGGCAGGCGCTGACGCAGTTGCAGCGCGCGGGGCTCCAGATTTCGACCACCACCGAGCAGCTCGTCGCCACGTCCGGAGAGCAGGAGAGCGGCGCGGATGAGCAGGCCGCCTCGCTCAACGTGACGAGCGCCACCACGGAGGAGCTGGCGCGGTCGGCGCAGCAGATTGCTGGCAACGCCGAGTCCGTGTCCGCCATCGCGGAGACGACCTTCGGCGCGGCGCAGACGGGCCAGCGTGGCGCCGCCGCCTTCCTGGGCGCGATGCAGCGCATGAAGGAGGACAACCAGGCCATCGCGGACGCGGTGGTGCGCCTCAACAAGCGCGTGCAGCAGATTGGCAAGGTGGTGGAGTTCATCAACGAGATTGCCGACAAGTCAGACCTGCTGGCGCTCAACGCGGAGCTGGAGGGCACCAAGGCGGGCGAGGTGGGTCGAGGCTTCTCGCTGGTGGCCGCGGAGATGCGTCGCCTGGCGGAGAACGTCATCCGCTCCACCAAAGCCATCGAGCAGCTCATCGCGGAGATTCGCGACGCCACGCACGCCGCCGTCATGGCGACGGAGGCGGGGCTGAAGACGACGGACGCGGGCACCGTGCTGGCGGCCCAGGTGGATGAAAGTCTGAGCCTCATCTTGGAGCTGGCGCGGCAGACGTCGCACGCGGTGCGCAGCATCTCCCTGGCCACGCAGCAGCAGCAGACGGGCACCGACCAGCTCGCCGCGGCCATGGGCGACATCCTCCGCGTCACCGAGCAGAACTACGCGGCCACCAAGCAGATGGCCGCGGCCAACGCGGACCTGTCCACGCTGGCGCGCGACCTGAAGCGGGCCGTGGAGCGCTTCCACATCGCGCCGGGAGGTGACGCGTGA
- a CDS encoding methyl-accepting chemotaxis protein: MARKASFSRHLMAPVPLANLVGAALSLRFASLTLAEPLAGRLEVLGILGGALCVTALAAGVAASLGRQRTLRGLERGDVPSTPENLAAAVAEVTRAPEEAFLGSLGMWLATTLVLGVCMWLGAGVELSVASRIAALGLLFGPLTALLVHCLVVLRSRRVVLWLAELGMTPAQLIAAMPRRAELRARLAAFAFVTVVTPAVLSAQLASALGERLFTRLMAERDVSRQLELAQTLRLEALTQGGGLVLLVFAVALTAAYLGGTLLGGPLRELSREAKRIAEGDLASPRVVPAEDEVWDVSAAFSTMRAHLADVMSQLQRAGAQISSTTEEILTTSGRYEAGATEQASSLDETSATTEELARSARQIAENAGSVAEIAQRTLGAAQQGQGSAEAFLGSMARMRQDNVSISSAVVRLNKRVQQIGKIVEFINGVADKSELLALNAELEGTKASEVGRGFSLVAAEMRRLAENVLESTKEIEGLIEEVREASAAAVSATEGGVRAVETGTTLAQQVSESLRQIVQLAGQTSYAVRSISLATQQQQTGTDQLADTMADILRITQQSLNATKQVSTANTDLLVLARDLQGVVERFQIGQEPLGEEGG, encoded by the coding sequence ATGGCCCGGAAGGCCTCATTCAGTCGGCACCTCATGGCGCCCGTGCCGCTCGCCAACCTGGTGGGCGCCGCGCTCAGCCTGCGCTTCGCGTCGCTCACCCTGGCCGAGCCGCTCGCGGGCCGGCTGGAGGTGCTCGGCATCCTGGGCGGAGCGCTCTGCGTGACGGCCCTGGCCGCCGGGGTGGCGGCGTCGCTGGGGCGGCAGCGGACCCTGCGCGGGCTCGAGCGCGGCGACGTGCCCTCCACGCCGGAGAACCTGGCGGCGGCGGTGGCGGAAGTCACGCGGGCGCCGGAAGAGGCATTCCTGGGCTCGCTGGGCATGTGGCTGGCCACCACGTTGGTGTTGGGCGTGTGCATGTGGCTGGGCGCGGGCGTGGAGCTGTCGGTGGCCTCGCGCATCGCCGCGCTGGGGCTGCTCTTCGGACCGCTCACCGCGCTGCTCGTGCATTGCCTCGTCGTGCTGCGCTCACGCCGGGTGGTGCTGTGGCTGGCGGAGCTGGGCATGACGCCCGCGCAGCTCATCGCGGCCATGCCCCGCCGCGCGGAGCTGCGGGCCCGGCTGGCGGCGTTCGCCTTCGTGACGGTGGTGACGCCCGCGGTGCTGTCCGCGCAGCTCGCCTCCGCGCTGGGGGAGCGGCTCTTCACCCGGCTCATGGCGGAGCGGGACGTCAGCCGGCAGTTGGAGTTGGCGCAGACGCTGCGGCTGGAGGCCCTGACGCAGGGCGGAGGCCTGGTGCTGCTCGTGTTCGCGGTGGCCCTGACGGCTGCGTACCTGGGGGGAACGCTGCTGGGCGGGCCGCTTCGGGAGCTGTCACGCGAGGCGAAGCGCATCGCGGAGGGCGACCTCGCCAGCCCGCGCGTGGTTCCCGCCGAGGACGAGGTCTGGGATGTGTCCGCGGCCTTCTCCACCATGCGCGCGCATCTGGCGGACGTGATGTCCCAGTTGCAGCGCGCCGGTGCGCAAATCTCGTCGACGACCGAGGAGATTCTCACCACCTCCGGGCGCTACGAGGCCGGTGCGACGGAGCAGGCCAGCTCGCTGGACGAGACGAGCGCCACCACGGAGGAGCTGGCGCGTTCGGCGCGGCAGATCGCCGAGAACGCTGGCTCGGTGGCTGAAATCGCGCAGCGCACGCTGGGGGCCGCGCAGCAGGGGCAGGGGAGCGCGGAGGCGTTCCTCGGGTCCATGGCGCGCATGCGGCAGGACAACGTGTCCATCTCCTCGGCGGTGGTGCGGCTCAACAAGCGCGTGCAGCAGATTGGCAAGATCGTCGAGTTCATCAACGGCGTGGCCGACAAGTCGGAGCTGCTGGCGCTCAACGCGGAGCTGGAGGGCACCAAGGCCAGCGAAGTGGGCCGAGGCTTCTCGCTGGTGGCTGCGGAGATGCGGCGGCTGGCGGAGAACGTGCTGGAGTCCACGAAGGAAATCGAAGGGCTCATCGAGGAGGTGCGTGAGGCCTCGGCCGCGGCGGTGTCCGCCACCGAGGGCGGCGTGCGCGCGGTGGAGACCGGCACCACGCTGGCGCAGCAGGTGTCCGAGTCGCTGCGGCAAATCGTGCAACTGGCGGGACAGACGTCGTACGCGGTGCGCAGCATCTCCCTGGCGACCCAGCAACAGCAGACCGGCACGGACCAGCTCGCCGACACGATGGCGGACATCCTTCGCATCACCCAGCAGAGCCTGAATGCCACCAAGCAGGTGAGTACCGCGAACACGGACCTGCTCGTGCTCGCCAGGGACCTGCAGGGCGTGGTCGAGCGCTTCCAGATTGGTCAGGAACCGCTCGGCGAGGAGGGCGGGTGA